The Platichthys flesus chromosome 5, fPlaFle2.1, whole genome shotgun sequence genome contains the following window.
CGACTGACTCCCGTGATGGAGCTGAACTGAACTCCTGTTCCGCTGCTGATACACTGACTTGAAATGTGATTCAAAGCTTTTAGAAGATGGCCGATAAGCTCATTTGACTAAATGTATGGTTTAATAAAACTATGACTAAACTCTAAAGGTTGATCACTGAGGTGTGGAGACAGATTTAGAGGTGAAGGACATTCCCTTGTCTGTCCCTCTGGTTTTCAAACTGTTCTCATTTAGCTGTGAAGCTGCCAGAAAACAAATCTGCTAAATGAAGCTTTGaagtaaaaacactttgaaaagcTCAGACGGCTGCTACAGATATTTTCTCCCATTTatcataaaacaaaacagaaaccagaGTTGTCCTTTTACTGAGATGCTGATGTTGGAACCCAGCGCTGGTGCGCCCCCGGTCCCGGCTGGTGTCCGCTGGAGGACAGGGTGGACTCAGTTGAACGTCTCCTTGTTGATCCACATGAGGGTCCGAGTCTCGTTGGGCTTGCACTCGTACTCGATGTTGCTGAACTTGTTCCCGAACTGGCAGTGCTCCCTCTTGTAGTAGTTGTAGTACTTTGCCTGCCAGACTGTCTCGAATGTCCCCGCCTTGTTGAACTGGACAGAAAGAGACTGGGTCACCAACAGCTACAATGATCAGGGACTTCTGATCTCATACTTCAAATACAACCAGCTTGTCCCTGATGCCTCCTGAAGGTGGCGCTGCTGTCTCACCTCGATGCTGACTTGGACAGGCTGCCGGTCTCCGCTCTTGGTGTGCGGGACGCCCTCCGTGTCGTACTTTCCGTGATAAACCACCGAGTCCTCGTCCCTCGACTGCTGCTCCAGAGGGAAGACGATGCCTCCAATGTTCATGTTgctgtgaggaggaagaagagcatgTTGTGATGTTAGGTCCTCTTCGCTTCAACGAGGGGAACGAGTCTTTGAGGCCAAAGGTCACAACCTGCCCTGAACCCCCCCCCGTTTGAACTGGGTCACACTGGGGAGGACGTTCAGACTGGGATCTCTAATGGGACTGGCTGCCGAACCCAGAAGCAGAACTCGACTGACGCTTCACATTGAGGTTTCCAGTTCCGATCCAGAGTCACATGACGATGTCGTGACTCAGTCCACATGTCTACGTTCACATGTACGACACATGACTGAGTCACTACATCCTTCACACTGAGCCGGTCACGACACCAGGgagacagcgccccctggcaCCTGAACgctctcctgctccttcttcagATCCCCATCATAAAGTCAGAAACATTTTAGGGACCAATTTAAGAATCTctctttaagttattttatCACGaccagctttaaaaaaaatcttaatttgaGTTGGTTTTAAGCAGCTGGACCACGCCCACCTCCACCTGAGCCTCAGGGGCGGCACCCGGGGTCCAGTTACACATGGTTCATTAatcatggaggaggaagaggaggaggaagagggaaaagtaggtggagaagaggagatgaggaggaagaggaagaggaagaggaagaggagaggtaaagagaggagaggagaggagaggagaggaggaagagagaaaagggggaggaggagaggaggaagagagaaaagtaggaggagaagaggaggagaggaggaagaggaagaggaagaggaagaggagaggagaggagaggaaaagagaggagaggagaggagaggaagaggtttCATTCCCTGACCTACTTGTCTTTaaacgaggagaggaggagaggaagaggaagaggaagaggaagaggaagagaaggaagatgaagatgaagaggagaaaaaggaggtttCACTCCCTGTCCTCATCGTCGTTGAACGCCTTCATGGTCTTACGTGGCCTCCACGGTTCCGGGCTTCATCTCCACCTGGATCTTGTACTTGGAGCCCGTGAGCAGCTTGATGGTTCGGCTCTGACCGAAGCGGCTTCCGTCCACCTTGAAGAACACGGCTCCGTCGTTGGGCTGGATCTTCAGGGAGATGGCGAGGTGGACGAGCGCGGGAACGTCGTCCATCGTCCCGGGTTCAGTCGCTTCCGTCTCGGCCTGTGGATGCTGAGCGGGGACCACTGTCGAGCTGGGGGGAAGCACGTTTcctgttgtcaaaataaaagcggaAGCTCTGCGGGGCTGCCTCCGCCGTTACTTTTCAGAATAAGATATATCCTCAGGTTTGTTCTGGTTCAAGGGATTTGATTTCTCTGCTCGAGGAGACGTCATGTGTTGGGACCTGGCGGTGGTCAAATACAAAACTGCACATTTAAAAGGCCAGCACATTCAAAGGTTCATGAactatttaaatgtaataaaatcattttcagCCCATGTCTAAAAGAAAGCCATATACAGGGTTCCTAgggtcatgaaaaacctggaaatgttaaatgtttatttccaggcctggaaaagtgcttgaaaaatccccaaagttttggagaagtcatggaaatttgttatattcatattttcatgttgttcatttacGCAGAGTTTTCAATAATTcaaatgcttttaaaagaaatacgctcTAACTATAAGCAGGCGTACGCTCTGATACTAAGTGAAAGGCTCGGTGGGGAAGCAGGCGGGATAAAGCACTCTGCCagggaagtgtagatttaaccaAGCTCggctacaaatggaaaagtacatgTGATGGGTCACAACAGACAAAGACCTCAATCAAGCTATTgactcattcatttgtgtaattcAAGGTTTActttggaattctcattgtcaGCTTAAATACTAAATGTGGTCACTTTCATGTATACACCGAGATCTCACAAAATGTATG
Protein-coding sequences here:
- the cnrip1a gene encoding CB1 cannabinoid receptor-interacting protein 1a; the encoded protein is MDDVPALVHLAISLKIQPNDGAVFFKVDGSRFGQSRTIKLLTGSKYKIQVEMKPGTVEATNMNIGGIVFPLEQQSRDEDSVVYHGKYDTEGVPHTKSGDRQPVQVSIEFNKAGTFETVWQAKYYNYYKREHCQFGNKFSNIEYECKPNETRTLMWINKETFN